A region of Colletotrichum higginsianum IMI 349063 chromosome 10, whole genome shotgun sequence DNA encodes the following proteins:
- a CDS encoding Dynamin family protein: MYPILLESEEHRDLLDNIDKLRSQGISRYVDLPEIIVCGEQSAGKSSVLEAISGMSFPAKDNLCTRFATELVLRRDADAGIRISIIPAPERTAAEVEQISKFRPQVDINRHFLGQVVEDAKSMMGLSDRKVFTTDILHIEIRGPSQPHLTMVDLPGLFRAGNQDQSLEDATIVREMVCRYMARPRSIILAVVSAKSDFALQEVTELARKIDPRGIRTLGLVTKPDTLDAGSDSEAAYLKLVQNEDVKFRLGWHVLKNRNFQMRDASAEDRDNAEEAFFSSGIWASIAPRILGIKSLKPRLSNVLKNQILLQLPSLLLDIESNLEDCRQRLKQIGPSRKTIKEQRQYLLRTSQEFSTLMKAAADGNYSHAFFGSALEEDGYRRRLRAVVQNTLTAFAADMDKNGRSRVIAKHAFQDGLTGAKELSRLAYIEEVNALMRRSRGCELPGTYNPMIISELFAQQCRPWWQLATKAKDAVLQAVRHETRTILTYVANAETSELLMRFVGKTLDSLETGLDKKMSELVKPHTDGHPITFNHYLTDNVQKAQAARRRVKMENALKDLFGLDYENKEFFVMPTTILTHLLDQTEVDMEVYACENAIDYMEAYYKVALKRFIDDVSVLAIETCLIQFLPDLFTPNIVYEMTDDQVKHLAAESQELIEERAQCLERQEVLEVGLQTLRLLSRHNMGVESGKSEVVSGHSTQAAPSVAGSEPLGTCVTPEPAIAVANEQAVDKWDFKIPPKEKPEGPWPTTAPQKKANKGKKKIGLSM, encoded by the exons ATGTACCCCATTTTGTTAGAATCGGAAGAGCATCGCGACCTGCTCGACAACATCGACAAGCTGCGCTCTCAAGGCATCAGCAGATATGTTGACTTGCCGGAGATTATTGTCTGCGGCGAGCAGTCTGCCGGAAAGAGCTCGGTGTTAGAGGCCATTTCGGGCATGTCTTTTCCCGCCAAAGACAACCTCTGCACACGTTTCGCGACAGAACTGGTCCTTCGTCGGGACGCCGACGCGGGAATCAGGATTTCAATCATACCTGCGCCCGAAAGAACTGCAGCGGAGGTTGAGCAGATCTCCAAGTTCAGACCTCAGGTTGACATCAACAGACACTTCCTTGGCCAagtcgtcgaggatgcgaAATCTATGATGGGATTGTCGGACAGAAAGGTCTTCACCACTGACATCCTCCACATTGAGATACGCGGACCCTCTCAGCCTCATCTCACGATGGTCGACCTTCCAGGACTCTTCAGGGCCGGCAATCAGGACCAGTCTCTCGAAGATGCTACAATCGTCAGGGAAATGGTGTGCAGATACATGGCGAGACCAAGAAGCATCATCCTGGCTGTCGTGTCGGCGAAGAGCGACTTTGCACTTCAGGAGGTCACCGAGCTCGCCCGCAAGATTGATCCCCGAGGAATCCGCACGTTGGGTCTAGTCACCAAGCCGGACACCTTGGACGCTGGATCGGACAGTGAGGCAGCATACCTTAAACTGGTCCAAAATGAGGACGTGAAGTTTCGGCTCGGTTGGCACGTCCTGAAAAATCGCAATTTTCAGATGAGAGATGCCTCGGCGGAAGATCGCGATAATGCGGAGGaggccttcttcagctctGGGATCTGGGCATCTATTGCCCCTCGAATTCTTGGGATCAAGTCACTGAAACCCCGGCTGAGCAATGTGTTGAAGAACCAAATCCTGCTTCAGCTCCCAAGCCTGTTGCTCGATATTGAAAGCAACCTTGAGGACTGTCGCCAGAGACTGAAGCAGATCGGTCCATCACGGAAAACTATCAAGGAACAGCGCCAGTACCTGCTGAGAACGAGTCAGGAGTTTTCGACCTTGATGAAAGCTGCAGCAGACGGAAACTACAGCCATGCTTTCTTTGGGAGCGCGCTCGAGGAAGATGGATACAGGAGGCGTCTACGAGCGGTCGTGCAAAACACGTTGACGGCTTTTGCGGCGGACATGGACAAGAATGGTCGGAGCAGAGTCATCGCGAAGCATGCTTTTCAGGATGGTCTTACCGGTGCAAAGGAGCTAAGCCGGCTCGCATACATTGAGGAGGTGAATGCCCTCATGAGGCGTAGCAGAGGTTGCGAGCTCCCAGGCACATACAACCCGATGATCATCAGCGAATTGTTCGCTCAACAGTGCCGTCCTTGGTGGCAACTTGCAACAAAAGCAAAGGACGCTGTTCTGCAAGCAGTACGACATGAAACGCGCACCATTCTTACCTACGTAGCCAACGCCGAAACAAGCGAATTGCTCATGCGCTTTGTCGGCAAGACTTTGGACAGTCTCGAGACTGGACTTGACAAAAAGATGAGCGAGTTGGTCAAACCACACACCGACGGCCATCCAATAACTTTCAACCACTACTTGACCGATAACGTGCAAAAAGCACAAGCTGCTAGGCGCCGAGTGAAAATGGAGAACGCCCTAAAGGACTTGTTTGGACTTGATTACGAAAACAAAGAGTTTTTCGTGATGCCAACAACGATTCTGACGCATTTACTGGACCAAACGGAAGTGGACATGGAAGTCTATGCCTGCGAGAACGCCATCGACTACATGGAAGCTTATTACAAG GTTGCGTTGAAGAGGTTCATCGATGATGTAAGCGTTTTGGCCATTGAGACCTGTTTGATTCAGTTCCTGCCAGATCTATTTACTCCCAACATCGTCTATGAAATGACCGATGATCAAGTCAAACATCTTGCAGCGGAAAGCCAAGAACTAATAGAGGAGCGCGCGCAATGTCTTGAGAGACAGGAGGTTCTTGAGGTTGGACTTCAGACGTTGAGACTTCTCAGCAGACATAACATGGGAGTAGAGTCAG GGAAGTCTGAAGTTGTTTCAGGACATTCGACGCAAGCGGCACCTTCGGTAGCTGGCTCAGAGCCTTTAGGAACCTGTGTTACACCCGAGCCGGCGATAGCGGTTGCCAATGAGCAGGCCGTGGATAAATGGGATTTTAAAATTCCCCCGAAGGAGAAACCTGAGGGTCCATGGCCTACTACTGCTCCCCAAAAGAAAGCCAAtaaaggaaagaagaaaatagGTTTGTCGATGTAG